Sequence from the Bombus pyrosoma isolate SC7728 linkage group LG3, ASM1482585v1, whole genome shotgun sequence genome:
GTGCTAGGTGTCTTCGAGGAGTTGCTGCTTTCTTTCTCGGTTCGAgctaatgtaaaaattatttgcgaCGATAAAGTCGGTGGTGATACGATCAGTACCATTCATGGTCTCAGAGCGATATCTATGGCCTGGGTTATTCTCGGTCACACTTGTATTATCGTCTTCAAGTACTCGGATAATATGGAATATCGAAAAatcgtggaaagaaaattccTCTTTCAAACTATAACGAACGGAGCTTTCAGCGTCGATACGTTTTTCTTCATGGGTGGCTTACTCGTGAGTTTCCTCTACTTCAGGACAAACGCGAAAGGAGACTTGAATAAACTCACGCAGGGCACACGGGGCATCGTCGCAGGTGGCCTCAAGTTCATCGGTCTTCTCATGTACCGATTTTGTAGACTCACAGCTCCCTACATGTTCATACTCGGAGTTAATCAAATCGTAATGAAATGGTTTCATTCGAATTCCGTGTTTGAACCACCGACCGCGGATCATTACAACTGTCCCAACTACTGGTGGAGGAATTTACTCTATATCAATACTTTATTCCCGGTAGACCAAATGGTGAGTCGCCCGAtcatttctcaaatttttacaaaaaattccCACTTTAActtaaacgaaacgaagaatatgTCTGTTCGCGCTTTGTAGCTTTgtagttttataataatttaagattAATACCTAGTATCGCGCATTTTTTCAGTGCATGATTTGGAGCTGGTATGTTGCGGATGACActcaattttacattattgGCGCCGTGATATTAGTTTTAGCGACAAACCACTTTAAAATTGCAACCTTCGCGATGACTACTTTACTACTAAGCTCCTGGATAACAACAGGATACATTGCTTTGATAAATAATCACATGCCAAGCTCGGACGACCCGTTGGCGCTTTTCGATAAGATCTACGATAAACCATGGACTAGATTAGGTCCTTATCTTATAGGCATGTCGGTAGGATACTTCCTTTTCAAGACTGATTGCAAAATAAGAATGTCCAAGgtacattgaaattaatagtcgtgaaacaattaatagtcgagtaacaataattttattatgaattataatttcatcgttttcaGACGACAATTTGCATAGGATGGCTCCTTTCTTCGGCATCTCTTTCAAGTTTATTGTATGGTCTGTACGAAACAGAACTTAGTCCTATAATGGCAGCTAGTTATTCTTCGTTAAGTCACAGCGTATGGGCGCTTGGTTTATCGTGGATCGTCGTTGCATGTAGCACAGGTTACGGAGGTAAACATTTTCTTTGGCAGCGATGATTATCAAATTAAGAATAGCTATAGAaacacaattttaattatc
This genomic interval carries:
- the LOC122565769 gene encoding nose resistant to fluoxetine protein 6-like isoform X3 — encoded protein: MEEAKEFNSEPRKIHGGLTENNLWTGTRSNKSPHKLGFYMMTISVNTTLFPTTRMIYLGVCLPFSCNASDVSVIAKLAGSEQAMKHSTLHKVRDQHDMYDMYEDPVFWILSGVTVVVVLLMAIGTGYDIYITRKYTRGRKVIYDLEKHAKLNQLTGRSQKSLNTAFQGKVYLPVPAAEAIINGPQSLTVNNNNDHEGSLRSASPKVHKFSVFEELLLSFSVRANVKIICDDKVGGDTISTIHGLRAISMAWVILGHTCIIVFKYSDNMEYRKIVERKFLFQTITNGAFSVDTFFFMGGLLVSFLYFRTNAKGDLNKLTQGTRGIVAGGLKFIGLLMYRFCRLTAPYMFILGVNQIVMKWFHSNSVFEPPTADHYNCPNYWWRNLLYINTLFPVDQMCMIWSWYVADDTQFYIIGAVILVLATNHFKIATFAMTTLLLSSWITTGYIALINNHMPSSDDPLALFDKIYDKPWTRLGPYLIGMSVGYFLFKTDCKIRMSKTTICIGWLLSSASLSSLLYGLYETELSPIMAASYSSLSHSVWALGLSWIVVACSTGYGGYVNSILSAPILYPVSRITYCAYLVHPLVIRMTPMNLDSPLHLGKYTMMITFFGALVSSYILSFVISVSFEAPIVSMLKILSPKKRKRIQ